The bacterium genomic sequence ACGCAATTCGGTTCACCGCGGCGGCGGCGTCGAGCGCTACGTCTGGCTCCTCGCGCGCGAACTCGACCGGCGGGGCCATGAGGTCCATCTGTTCGCGCGCCGGTGTCCCGAGCTTCCCGCCCCGGGGGTGACTTTTCATCCGGTGAAAGCCCGGGGGCTGCTCTCCTTCTTCAAGGTGATCAACTTCGCCCGGGAGGCGGGGAAGAAACTCCGCGAACAGCGATTCGACATCATCCACTCGTGCGACCGGATTTTCTCCTGCGACATCTACCGGGCGGGCGAGGGCCTGCACCGGGAGTGGCTGCGCGTGTCGGAGACGTATCTGCCGGCCTGGAAGGCGATGCTGCGCCGCCTGGATCCCCTTCATATTGTTCTCCAGCGGATCGAAAAGACGCTGATCGCGGGGGGCGGCGCCCGCCGGGTGACGGCCATCAGCAAGAAGGGGGCGGAGGAGATTCGGCGCCATTTCGGGATCGAGGATGTTCCGGTCATCTACAACGGCGTGGACGCGGAAGAATTCTCTCCCCCCGGCCCCGGCGAGCGGGAGGCGATCCGAAACGAAATGGGTATTCCCGATGATGCCTTTGTCGTGCTCTACGTGGGAAG encodes the following:
- a CDS encoding glycosyltransferase family 4 protein, which gives rise to MKIALIRNSVHRGGGVERYVWLLARELDRRGHEVHLFARRCPELPAPGVTFHPVKARGLLSFFKVINFAREAGKKLREQRFDIIHSCDRIFSCDIYRAGEGLHREWLRVSETYLPAWKAMLRRLDPLHIVLQRIEKTLIAGGGARRVTAISKKGAEEIRRHFGIEDVPVIYNGVDAEEFSPPGPGEREAIRNEMGIPDDAFVVLYVGSGFFRKGLRYLIAGFSRVAQEEGRALRLIVAGKGAAGAYRRQARAAGGGGPVLF